From the Lathyrus oleraceus cultivar Zhongwan6 chromosome 3, CAAS_Psat_ZW6_1.0, whole genome shotgun sequence genome, the window caattaagctcaaatgaaaactcctagcacaaaagcacacacatcaaaagttccatgaagtaaaacaagaatggactagagatttggtccttctaatccatcttcatcattaagatccttttactccaaatttgcataaggaaggtcctagaatctaagtccaattctccatttctttgcatagggaaagtcctagaaactaagtccatttctttgcatttggttcacaaccATCAAGACAAAAtacaagcataataatatatacacaattatgtgctcaagtgagaaaaagtcaaatggcattaacataaacatgtgctcaaatgagcaaagagaaaagcaaatggataatatgtgcaagaatagtaaattgcataaaagtaaattgcataaagtaaatgttaattgtcaatagttagtgttagtagttagtgtgccataaggcaaatttagcgctatattaagcaatcgtaattggacttatgtagaagtcacaactatctgaggccggtcaataataatgtaggcaacaaacacaagttaggagtcttgattagtgaaccaagtcccaacaacttgccatgccaaaaagaagaagagaattgatcttgtattggtttaagccttttgcatgatttagaaaacaacctatccttaatgcaaagcctTTCACctgatcaattgatcaagatgaattagatttggatcaaggaagattaagtctccctaatcaatgctagcttatcaaccttcaactcattgatcaaaaagaaaaaaaaagagaagaagaaggagaagatggataagagaaatggaaatggcaaaattaaagtgcattaaatgaaatgacatgtatcaatcctcatatgttgaccaagaacattgaaagtcaaggtcaaacaatcaaaaacagaagtgagatgaagattgggagtcaagaaatgaataaaatatttttggcatttttctaatatataattaaacttgaattaaaaataaatggaaaggtaaaacttcaaaattacttcaaatcaaccttagaaggtccaagtaatttatcccgagctcaacaaggtcaaagaaagtttgacaaaaaatttcagcatttttaaaagtcagaaactatttttaattaattaaaaatgaataaaaataacctaattgaactaaaatcttaaataaatctcaaatcaattcaaaacttgatgagaatatttttcatagatccatcatcattcaaataggttaggaaaatatttttgcattttttgaatatcaaaaactatttaaaatgaattaaaaataaccagaaaagagaaaattcagaaaaaatatcaaatgagaaagaaaaaaaaatcagaaatagaaactagaaattatttggagactaatgcaattggtcccataatttttggattaaaaatgaaagagatattgttttttgaattaaaatggaatttaagaaaataaaaatagaaattagaaattggaaaaaacgagagcccttggatctgagctcattaattgagctggcagatccaaggatccagaggcgcgcgctcatggtaatccacggtcaatgcaatcacatggaaaccaaagaaaagtcataataagcaatggtcaggattcgatctgggaaacacatccaatggccagaattcaaactggcaacaggaggccaccagagccaccttcttctccggtgagcctccaGATTCCGGTCAATTTTGTAGGTTTTCAAACCTTTatgaaaatgcacgatccttataccaaaatggagctggggtgatgtacatcacccctgtaaccttgaatcacactcaagattcctataaatggagaaatctgaggtggaagattcaggtatgcaaaatgcagatcaaggaaaagcaaaattgaagctaccactagcttgcctctcaagtgaggacttcagaaaacattttggccaagcaaatagatcacaaaaatgagagattcgaagaaaataccagttgaagagtaagcttgatttctggagAATTGGACTTGATTCTTTGCTggctttgccaaaacagaagatcagtgagatgaatgatgGAGGTTTAGAAGCATAAGATccaagaattcaaccagatgaagttgaattttggatctaaaaaatttgaagaaaatgagattgcttctttggtgagaggttgagttttgatttctgcagcaattcaggttgaatcaggtgtgtaaaatgaatggaatgaggtgtctatttatagaggaagtggcaaggagaatgtgatcaatccgtgtgcatggcatgtggagcttcattgcatgggcttgcatgatcatgcacaaggccaAAAAAGAATGCCAAATGAATTttgagcatcagccaaatgaaattggacgtgtgacttgcaaggcaattgcttatgtaccaagatttcaagtgaattcctcatttgtacctaaacattcatctcttcgaaagtcccaatgaaaaaatccaaacatgatcatgtgagtaatggttggaaaggtcttgatgtaaggaacaattgttatgttgggccaaaatccatttgaagtgtggaaatttatgaaatttgagtttaaagtgcaaggtgcatgacatgtcaaggcaaggtttctaaaattggccaattttcaagcccctctgttttgatgatgcaagcctcgaacatcaaagttgtagatcttttcaagaaaatcaaaatggacttaaattttgcatcatttggatttttgatgaaagagttatgagcacttgaagttggacttttttgccttttaatgcctttggtcaaaaaggacctataatgtcttgcattatcacatgtatttcctttgagattttgaaattttgttcaacattacatttgaagtagacatctcaagctttccaattcatgtgataccacctcaaaatcataaaacatgaatgagttgtgtccttgggaagttgacccaaaattagggtttcagtcaaaatgacctataatgttttggaatggatgatgaccttccaagcttcaaatcaaattttgatgaacatgaaagttgttcatattgtccttaagaacattgtttattTTGTAATCATCTCtattttacaaacacatcaaaagttaggtgtcagtgaatttcaaaatagtcagatgaattgactgatcaacttctcaagtccatgacccatatcttgatgaattgatgattgaggacactcaaataagttcaaatatgcatgaaatgatgaattaaaggacttcccttgatttcatttgatcatgggctgagtttgcttcaagagcaaggcattgtggtgcacagatgaactagggtttccttggggaatcaacctcaaaccctttgacttgctttgatcaaaaatgatgaattgagatgctagggaggcatatttgatggatgagagctttgggaaccattaccatgcttgctttcatcttctcttggccatgttattgcacaaaggatctcctagaagcttttgaccttgtgattgctcaagctacaaacaaaagatgttagtgacatatttttgtgcttttggttagtaaacaaatcaagaaaagcaatgatatacaattcaagcatgattggtgatctcacaccactcacaaggagtcccatccaaaggcaaggggaaccaagatgcttatgatccttgaggctatgcaaatgcaatgttatgatgccatgagggatctcagggaaaaaattggggtcttacactatggTCTAAGAATTCACTGAAGTCTTGTATCATCCGTACACATCCATTGGTTTGGTCATGGTTCTTTCATGGTTCATTCATGGATCATTGGTCTAATTCAGGTCATGGCCATGTTAATATGTTCATTTTCAATACCTTGTATCACTTTCATTTCAAGATTCAACTCAAGTCATTTCCATACAATGTCATTCAAATCCATTGCATTACAAACATAACTTAAATCAATTACATGATCATTTCAATACCATAATATTCCAAACCAAATGATCTTCCAAACATTGCCATTATATGCTTACATAACCGCACTTAAAACCTAACCAAAGCATAACATACAAACCATTTTTAATAATCCTATGGTCTATTACATTATAAAGGAAAGCTTCAGAGCTTGCAAATACATTTTACTTGATTGTGGTACTTGCCTAGACCACCTCCCGCATTCATTCCTCCAGGTTACTCCAAGAACCTGCAAGTCATTTTCTAAAGACATAATGTAACCTTTAGAATTAAAAAACCAGACATCATAAGTAACCCAGTGAAGTTCTAATTGAGAATTTTAAGAGAAGGATGTAAAGTAGAGCGCCCTGTTCAAAATTCTAAGACATGAAAGTCTAAACTATCCAAGAAAATCTTGACTGACTGCAACCTGTAACAAATAAACTAATAGCAGCAATCAAAGTGATATTAAGCTTCATACGAGACATTAGAAGAAAAGTAACTTGAAGTCACAAAAAAGTACTATGTGTGGTTCTTTACATTCCTGAATTATTACCACTGAACCTTTCAAAAGTAACAACAAGAAAGAAAGAAGGTTACGCTTATACATCACAAGGAAAGGGCAAGGATAATACCAAGTATCAAAGTGCACCCTCACGAAGCCAAAATCGTCCATGGGCCTTAATATCAATCACCATCACTCTACTGAGAATGACCACAATAAAAGCCCATTAGTGAATATCAGAACTGAATAGTAAAAATTTGCAGTAGTGAGAATTATTTCAATGGGACCACATGTTCTAGAAGGATTTGAGATTACACTACAGACAAAGAAATTCATACCTTTCACATATTTGGTCCCCACAAAATCTGAGAGATATTTTTTCTCTAACGGATTGGAAATCCTTGCAACTTCTGACAGTTAATGCTCACACGTTTCATAGGATATTCCTCTGAAAATTATCCCCAATTCACTTGTGTGAACACTTCATTTTTTCTTCTATAAAAGGGACGCATCCAAGCATGGTAAAAGAGGGAGAATTCGTACTGAAACTCTGCAAACAAATTAACCCAAAACCTTACACtcaaaaattaaataaaaaaataataatatattttgTACATAAACGTAGAATATAATTTTTCCTGCCCAAATAATTTTTCGATATAGATTTTTCCCGCGTAATCaatattataatattatttttttatttccattaggttttctataaatagaggaagcaTATGACAGATGAATATATTAGTTGTGAATCGTGTCTGTATGTTGTATTGTTTTCTTTGAAATAGATAAGCATATGAGGGTTTGTTTGAATCCCCATAATGGAAGTTCAGACATTTGGTTTCTGCCATCAACACAAGTTTTGGACAGCTGGGTGGTCTGATTCGACGTGTTATAAAAATTGAATATCATTGTCCTTACATAACTCTTACGGATGCTAGCCCAGATGGTACATACATGCATTATTGGGATCATGTAAAAAATGATCTGGACGTTACTTGTATGTTTTCTGCGTATAATGGAGAAGTTAGTCGAGATGTTGAAGATCCACTTGTTTTAGCCGTTGtcatttaaaataataatatgatAGAAGGTGTTAGGATGATTAGTTGTTATAACGTGTTGGAATAGTTGTACTTTTTTATCTTTATTTGAAGTTGTTATTATGTTGTAGACGATAATGTTACGCTCTAAATAAAACTTGTTGTTAAAAAAGGAAATACACGAAATGTAACGACGATTGAATATACTAAAACTTCAGACATAACTAAGTAGAAGGGCCAGGCCTGGTTGGACATTTTCTACGCATATCTCCTATTTCTCGACAAGTACCACACctccttttttctttttcaatgttgtccatttcagttctaatcCGACAACTATTTGGGCGACCTTTCTTGTTTCTCCGCATGCGGTCGCTGTGGCATAGTGTGTCACCTTCATATTGTGGCCAACTTGTTTCGGTCGGGATCCCGAGGAAACTCTCCTCGTAGACGTTAAATACGTTTACAACTTTGAACACGTCAGCTATATGCACAGAATAATCTTGTCTTATGCTTGAACACGTTACAATAACATGTGAGAAAGTGACATGAAACGTTTGGAATCTTCCACACTCACACGTCAGATTATGAAGGTCGACGTTGT encodes:
- the LOC127129949 gene encoding uncharacterized protein LOC127129949, with the translated sequence MLGSGQLFTENCMNGIEEEVIKSNSHTAMQFDRERFCFLVQETAHHSDGRSTTLYNVDLHNLTCECGRFQTFHVTFSHVIVTCSSIRQDYSVHIADVFKVVNVFNVYEESFLGIPTETSWPQYEGDTLCHSDRMRRNKKGRPNSCRIRTEMDNIEKEKRRCGTCREIGDMRRKCPTRPGPST